One window from the genome of bacterium encodes:
- a CDS encoding ATPase: MTNRRERTGPPPAGRRGRLIRQQEHDPYKVRAKLPDPTACPECGAMYRNGRWMWGAPPADANRELCPACQRIRDQYPAGILTVSGPFWRGHQDEILGLARNIEEREKGEHALKRIMATREEGDAVIITTTDSGLARNIGDALHDAYEGELDYQYTDGENLLRVTWSR, encoded by the coding sequence ATGACGAATCGGCGAGAGAGGACGGGGCCCCCGCCCGCAGGGCGCCGGGGCAGGCTCATCCGCCAGCAGGAGCACGACCCGTACAAGGTCCGAGCGAAGCTTCCGGATCCGACGGCCTGCCCCGAGTGCGGGGCCATGTACCGCAACGGGCGCTGGATGTGGGGCGCGCCCCCTGCGGACGCCAACCGCGAGCTCTGCCCTGCTTGTCAGCGCATCCGGGATCAGTACCCGGCGGGGATCCTGACCGTCTCCGGGCCGTTCTGGCGCGGACACCAGGACGAGATCCTGGGGCTGGCGCGCAACATCGAGGAACGGGAGAAGGGAGAACATGCGCTCAAGCGCATCATGGCGACCCGCGAGGAGGGGGATGCGGTCATCATCACGACGACCGATTCCGGTTTGGCTCGCAACATCGGCGATGCCCTGCATGACGCGTACGAAGGAGAGTTGGACTACCAATACACCGACGGGGAGAACCTGTTGCGCGTGACGTGGTCTCGCTGA
- a CDS encoding MBL fold metallo-hydrolase, which yields MEFNGAAREVTGSCHRVVLGELSVLLDCGLFQGEDQERNRQPFPFSPSEIDAVVLSHAHIDHSGRLPLLVKQGFRGPIFTHPATRDLCSIMLRDSAYIHEREAEWENRERRRKGREPIEPLYTKEDAEKAMEQFEVLDYGEDREILPRVRVRLRDAGHILGAAIVELWLGAKKRPRKVVFSGDLGHLGKPLLCDPERVDEADLVVLESTYGDREHRSWEATWRELGEILEAADHEKGNILVPAFAVGRTQQLLYAFQRHFDEWRLDRWKIFLDSPLAIEATEVYARHSEIYDPAARRAHRELGSLFELPNFELCPDAEDSMKLNELKSGAIIIAGSGMCTGGRIRHHLKQHAVRRGCHLVIAGFQARGTLGRALVDGTRRVRLYGDEVRIAAQVHTVGGLSAHAGLTGLANWYGGFRGRPPVALVHGEAEPMDELARHLKHEHHPREILCPRAGESFDL from the coding sequence GAATTCAATGGGGCGGCTCGCGAGGTGACCGGCTCGTGTCACCGGGTCGTACTCGGCGAGCTGTCCGTGTTGCTCGACTGCGGCCTCTTCCAGGGCGAAGACCAGGAACGCAACAGGCAGCCCTTTCCGTTCTCCCCCAGCGAGATCGACGCCGTCGTCCTGAGCCATGCCCACATCGATCATTCGGGCCGCCTGCCCCTCCTCGTCAAGCAGGGCTTTCGGGGACCGATCTTCACCCATCCTGCAACTCGCGATCTCTGCAGCATCATGCTCCGGGATTCCGCCTACATCCATGAACGGGAGGCGGAGTGGGAGAATCGTGAGCGAAGACGGAAGGGCCGGGAGCCGATCGAGCCGCTCTACACCAAAGAGGATGCCGAGAAGGCGATGGAGCAGTTCGAGGTTCTCGACTACGGCGAGGACCGGGAGATCTTGCCGCGGGTTCGCGTCCGTCTTCGCGACGCAGGACATATCCTGGGCGCCGCGATCGTCGAGCTCTGGCTCGGGGCAAAGAAGCGGCCTCGCAAGGTGGTCTTCAGCGGCGATCTCGGGCACCTGGGCAAGCCTCTGCTCTGTGATCCGGAGCGGGTCGACGAGGCGGACCTTGTCGTGCTCGAGAGCACGTATGGCGATCGGGAGCACAGGTCCTGGGAGGCCACGTGGCGTGAGCTGGGAGAGATCCTGGAGGCGGCGGACCACGAGAAGGGCAATATCCTGGTTCCCGCCTTCGCGGTGGGTCGCACGCAGCAACTTCTCTACGCGTTCCAACGGCACTTCGACGAGTGGCGGCTCGACCGCTGGAAGATCTTCCTCGACAGCCCTCTGGCGATCGAGGCGACGGAAGTCTACGCCCGCCATTCCGAGATCTACGATCCCGCCGCACGCCGCGCGCACCGGGAATTGGGATCTCTCTTCGAGCTGCCCAACTTCGAACTCTGTCCGGACGCCGAGGACTCGATGAAGCTGAACGAGCTGAAATCGGGAGCGATCATCATCGCGGGCAGCGGAATGTGCACCGGTGGTCGCATCAGACACCATCTGAAGCAACACGCCGTTCGCCGGGGGTGCCATCTCGTGATCGCCGGGTTCCAGGCGCGTGGCACGTTGGGACGGGCGCTCGTCGACGGCACCAGGCGTGTGCGCCTGTACGGCGACGAGGTGCGCATCGCCGCGCAGGTCCACACCGTGGGTGGGCTTTCTGCGCACGCTGGTCTCACCGGCCTCGCAAACTGGTACGGCGGCTTTCGGGGACGTCCTCCCGTCGCGCTGGTTCATGGCGAGGCCGAGCCCATGGACGAACTCGCCCGACATCTGAAGCACGAGCATCACCCCCGAGAGATCCTTTGCCCTCGAGCGGGTGAATCGTTCGACCTGTAA